One window from the genome of Malus domestica chromosome 01, GDT2T_hap1 encodes:
- the LOC114824720 gene encoding probable LRR receptor-like serine/threonine-protein kinase At3g47570, giving the protein MSRILDLSSNKLTGSIPMEVSNLMHLDFLDVSHNRLSGEIPRSLGSCTGLTTLYLSENSLQGTIPESLSSLRGIKDFDLSRNNLSGIIPSYLASFRFLLNLNLSFNDFDGALPVKGVFENISALSVTGNSRICGGIPSLRLPKCVPNHSKQGLSSRLKIIISAACGVVGLSFAILFVILYRSRKARGVKSTSGLTLGVSFLKLSYRDLLKATDGFSAANLIGVGSFGSVYKGILDQYEGRIVAVKVLNLQSARASKFFTAECETLRTIRHRNLIKLLTACSSIDFQGNDFEALVYDFMVNGNLEKWLHNSAQQGDNPTNPQKNLDLIQRVNIAIDRACALDYLHNQSHMPIVHCDLKPSNILLDGDMTACVGDFGLAMFLPVHESSSDEIKGSIGYTAPEYVMGCEVSTSGDVYSYGILLLEMLTGKRPTDDMFKDGLNLHSFVVNAVPEHVKEICDPLLLQNEEKNGGDRRQKFEECLISLARIGVACSAEMSRERKDMTNVVPELCLMRDVLMGTRMP; this is encoded by the exons ATGTCACGAATTTTGGATTTATCCAGCAACAAGCTTACTGGATCCATACCAATGGAGGTAAGCAACTTGATGCATCTAGATTTCTTGGATGTTTCTCACAATCGGTTATCTGGTGAGATTCCACGAAGCTTAGGGAGTTGTACAGGTTTGACAACTCTGTATCTGAGTGAAAACTCATTGCAGGGGACCATTCCTGAATCCTTGAGCTCTTTGAGAGGGATTAAGGATTTCGACCTCTCTCGCAACAACTTGTCTGGCATAATTCCCAGCTACTTGGCGAGTTTCCGCTTCTTGCTGAATTTGAACCTCTCGTTTAATGATTTTGACGGTGCATTACCAGTGAAAGGAGTTTTCGAGAATATAAGTGCACTTTCTGTCACGGGAAACTCACGGATTTGTGGAGGTATACCTTCTTTAAGATTGCCCAAATGCGTCCCCAACCATTCTAAGCAAGGCTTATCTTCTAGGCTGAAAATAATTATATCAGCTGCTTGTGGGGTTGTTGGATTGAGTTTTGCGATTTTGTTTGTGATTCTTTACCGATCAAGAAAAGCAAGAGGAGTGAAGTCAACTTCAGGATTAACATTGGGGGTTTCATTTTTGAAGTTGTCCTACAGAGATCTCCTTAAAGCAACTGATGGGTTCTCTGCAGCCAATTTGATTGGTGTTGGTAGTTTTGGGTCCGTATATAAGGGAATACTCGATCAGTATGAAGGAAGAATTGTTGCAGTGAAAGTACTCAATCTTCAAAGTGCAAGAGCTTCCAAATTTTTCACTGCTGAATGTGAAACTCTGAGAACAATTAGGCACCGAAATCTTATCAAGCTACTAACTGCTTGTTCAAGCATCGATTTTCAAGGAAATGATTTCGAAGCTTTGGTTTATGACTTCATGGTGAATGGAAATCTCGAAAAATGGCTGCATAATTCAGCTCAACAGGGCGACAATCCAACCAATCCGCAGAAAAATCTGGATCTTATTCAGAGAGTAAACATTGCAATCGACAGAGCGTGTGCTCTGGATTATTTGCACAACCAGTCTCACATGCCAATAGTTCATTGTGATTTAAAGCCAAGCAACATTCTCTTGGATGGTGACATGACTGCATGTGTTGGTGATTTTGGTTTGGCAATGTTCCTCCCTGTGCACGAAAGCTCTTCCGATGAAATAAAAGGCTCCATAGGCTATACTGCCCCAG AGTACGTCATGGGATGCGAGGTGTCAACATCTGGTGATGTGTATAGCTATGGAATCTTGTTACTAGAGATGCTAACAGGCAAGAGGCCAACGGATGACATGTTCAAAGACGGTCTGAATCTGCACAGCTTTGTTGTGAATGCAGTTCCTGAACACGTGAAAGAAATATGtgatccgctacttcttcaaaatgaagaaaaaaatggtgGGGATCGCAGGCAAAAATTTGAGGAGTGCTTGATTTCACTTGCAAGAATAGGAGTTGCTTGTTCTGCAGAAATGTCGAGAGAGCGCAAGGACATGACCAATGTTGTTCCTGAGTTGTGTCTTATGAGGGATGTGCTGATGGGAACCAGGATGCCTTAA
- the LOC114826322 gene encoding putative receptor-like protein kinase At3g47110, which produces MGFSSIINIIWSILMQLFLLMSTSSSLHLGGNETDRQSLLVFKAKIVNDPLGILSSWNESLHFCQWQGIVCGRRHQRVTVLDLQSSRLYGQLSPHIGNLSFLRNLNLQNNSFNNIIPQEISRLFQQLLLENNSFSGDIPFNLSRCSNLQILRIARNHLVGKIPIEIGSLSKLQVLKLTKTNLSGEIPASLGNLSFLQVLDVKENNLRGGIPNSLGQLKRLTYLSLGENYLNGTIPPCIYNLSSITLISVLLNELHGTLPPGLGHTIFPNLQQFYFRSNQFSGSIPNSISNASNLSHFEISITEFTGKVPSLARLSNLYLLGLADNNLGNDEEGDLDFISSLVNCTKLTLFDVRGNNFGGVLPESISNLSTELNQMVIGRNRIRGRIPIGIGNLINLEVVASEGNLLTGTIPSSIGKLKRLDSLDLKENKLSGTIPSSIGNLTSLTRLILE; this is translated from the coding sequence ATGGGGTTCTCCAGTATCATTAACATTATCTGGTCAATTCTTATGCAACTGTTTCTCCTGATGAGTACTTCATCCTCCTTACATCTAGGAGGGAATGAAACGGATAGACAGTCCTTGCTTGTATTTAAAGCTAAAATCGTGAATGATCCACTGGGCATTCTTAGCTCCTGGAATGAATCCCTCCACTTCTGTCAGTGGCAAGGTATTGTTTGTGGCCGTAGGCACCAGAGAGTCACCGTGCTGGATCTCCAATCAAGCCGGCTGTACGGTCAGCTATCTCCCCACATTGGAAACTTGAGCTTTCTCAGAAATTTAAACCTCCAAAACAACAGCTTCAACAACATCATCCCTCAAGAAATTAGCCGTTTGTTCCAACAACTACTCCTTGAAAACAACTCATTCAGTGGTGATATTCCATTCAACTTATCACGTTGCTCTAACCTCCAAATACTTCGCATAGCTAGAAACCATCTTGTGGGTAAAATTCCAATTGAAATTGGTTCCTTGTCCAAGCTTCAGGTACTTAAATTAACCAAAACCAATTTAAGTGGGGAAATCCCAGCTTCTTTGGGAAATCTTTCTTTTCTCCAGGTGTTAGATGTGAAAGAAAATAATCTGCGTGGAGGCATTCCGAATAGCCTTGGCCAGTTGAAAAGACTAACATATCTTTCATTGGGTGAAAATTATTTGAATGGTACCATCCCTCCCTGCATATACAACCTCTCATCAATTACACTCATTTCTGTGCTTCTAAACGAACTGCATGGAACTCTTCCTCCTGGGTTGGGCCACACTATATTTCCAAACCTCCAACAATTTTATTTCCGGTCCAACCAATTCAGTGGATCGATACCAAATTCAATCTCCAATGCCTCAAACCTTTCACATTTTGAAATCTCAATCACTGAGTTTACTGGAAAAGTGCCTAGTCTAGCACGCCTGtcaaatttgtatttgttaGGACTTGCCGATAACAATCTTGGAAATGATGAGGAAGGTGACTTGGATTTCATCTCTTCCCTAGTTAATTGCACCAAATTAACACTGTTTGATGTTCGTGGCAATAATTTTGGAGGAGTGCTACCTGAATCCATCAGCAATCTCTCAACAGAGCTCAATCAAATGGTAATTGGTCGTAACCGGATACGCGGAAGAATTCCCATTGGGATCGGAAATCTAATCAATTTAGAGGTAGTAGCCTCTGAGGGAAATCTACTGACAGGCACAATACCAAGTTCTATTGGTAAACTAAAAAGGTTGGACTCTCTGGATCTGAAGGAGAATAAACTATCAGGTACCATCCCATCTTCTATTggaaatctaacttcattaacCAGGTTGATTCTCGAGTGA